One part of the Bacteroidota bacterium genome encodes these proteins:
- a CDS encoding ABC transporter ATP-binding protein has protein sequence MNKIINGSGLVKSYRVSKQNTLEVLKGVDISIPENKISVIVGASGAGKSTLLHIISGLDKPDAGSVNIMGTDIFSLSQKKLSKFRNENIGFVFQFHHLLPEFTALENVAIPMLIAGKGKKEAFEKALQLISITGLESRKNHKPAEMSGGEQQRAALARALSNDPKVILADEPTGNLDSNNANAINDLFLKLRDEFGKTFVIVTHNKDLMAIGDNLIEMADGRVVIY, from the coding sequence ATGAACAAAATAATTAACGGCAGCGGACTTGTGAAGTCCTACAGAGTCTCAAAACAAAACACACTTGAAGTTTTGAAAGGTGTTGACATTTCGATTCCGGAGAACAAAATTTCCGTAATCGTTGGTGCTTCAGGTGCGGGAAAAAGCACACTGCTCCATATTATCAGCGGACTTGATAAACCCGATGCCGGAAGCGTGAACATAATGGGGACGGATATTTTTTCGTTGAGTCAGAAGAAGCTCTCGAAATTCAGGAACGAAAACATAGGATTTGTTTTTCAGTTTCATCACCTGTTACCCGAGTTTACTGCACTTGAAAATGTTGCGATTCCAATGTTGATTGCCGGAAAAGGGAAGAAGGAAGCCTTCGAAAAAGCTCTTCAACTCATTTCCATTACAGGTCTAGAATCGCGAAAAAACCACAAACCGGCAGAAATGTCGGGCGGCGAACAGCAGAGGGCAGCCCTCGCAAGAGCTCTGAGCAACGATCCAAAAGTCATTCTCGCCGATGAGCCCACCGGAAACCTCGATTCCAACAACGCGAACGCAATAAATGACCTGTTCCTCAAGCTCAGAGATGAATTCGGAAAAACCTTCGTAATCGTCACGCACAATAAAGACCTCATGGCTATCGGCGACAACCTCATCGAAATGGCGGATGGAAGAGTGGTTATTTATTAG
- a CDS encoding ABC transporter permease has protein sequence MKTGSLSLFFALRYLLSKRHINFISIISFLSIGGITLGVAALIIVLAIFNGFAGMVRSFLVSFEPHLRIESIAEDPGASLDSVKRYIEQSPYKDSFSGFVEGKTAVISKDYNRIARLKGIDPGKGKDVYGIKEALWSGEYNFSGESGAAFIGINLSEKLGLGIGDTLTVLSPAGIENLVSGAGNVQNIQLIVRGIYQSKNNEYDGEYIFTDLEHAGFVLGYGEEVQGYEIRFDDYRKADGLKEILSEKFGTKDLVFSTWYDLHSDIYNVMMLERLVAWFLLSLIILVAVFNILASLTMSVMEKKRDIGVLTAMGMDKSTIIRIFVIQGFLTGVIGTLAGGLIGFGLYYLQINYHIIALDPLRFKMAYMPMELNLIDYFLILSASIGLSLLASIYPAKKAAEIDPIDAIRWE, from the coding sequence TTGAAAACAGGATCACTGTCACTTTTCTTTGCTTTGCGATACCTTCTGAGCAAGCGACATATCAATTTTATTTCGATCATTTCATTCCTGTCGATTGGCGGAATTACGCTCGGTGTTGCGGCTTTAATCATAGTGCTTGCAATTTTCAACGGATTTGCCGGGATGGTACGGTCATTCCTGGTAAGCTTTGAGCCTCATCTCCGTATTGAGTCAATAGCTGAGGACCCGGGAGCATCACTCGATTCTGTAAAGCGCTACATCGAACAAAGTCCCTACAAAGACAGCTTTTCCGGATTTGTAGAAGGGAAGACCGCAGTAATTTCTAAGGATTACAACAGAATTGCCAGGCTAAAAGGAATTGATCCGGGAAAAGGGAAAGATGTTTACGGGATAAAAGAGGCACTTTGGTCGGGAGAGTATAATTTTTCAGGCGAGTCAGGTGCTGCATTTATCGGAATAAATCTTTCGGAAAAATTAGGTTTGGGAATTGGTGATACTCTTACAGTTTTATCACCTGCAGGTATCGAGAACCTTGTTTCAGGTGCGGGGAATGTCCAGAATATTCAGTTGATTGTGAGAGGCATTTACCAGTCGAAAAACAACGAGTATGATGGAGAATATATTTTTACCGATCTTGAGCACGCCGGGTTTGTCCTCGGTTACGGTGAGGAAGTACAGGGATATGAAATCAGGTTTGATGACTACAGAAAAGCCGACGGGCTAAAGGAGATTCTGAGTGAAAAGTTCGGCACAAAGGATCTGGTTTTTTCCACATGGTACGACCTCCACAGCGATATTTACAATGTGATGATGCTGGAAAGACTTGTTGCCTGGTTTCTGTTGTCGCTGATTATTCTGGTTGCAGTGTTTAATATTCTTGCATCTCTTACCATGTCGGTAATGGAGAAAAAGAGGGATATCGGTGTCTTGACTGCCATGGGAATGGACAAATCGACGATTATACGAATTTTTGTCATTCAGGGTTTTCTTACCGGTGTGATTGGTACGCTTGCAGGCGGGCTCATTGGATTTGGACTTTACTACCTGCAAATCAACTATCATATAATTGCTCTCGATCCGTTGCGTTTCAAAATGGCATACATGCCGATGGAGCTCAATTTAATTGATTATTTCCTCATTTTGTCAGCTTCAATCGGGCTGTCACTTCTGGCTTCCATATATCCCGCTAAAAAAGCAGCAGAAATTGATCCGATTGATGCAATAAGGTGGGAGTGA
- a CDS encoding ABC transporter permease, translating to MSASLFLLKRYLKPGNKSKTYTFFSLAALAGIALGVTTLVVALSVLEGYEKVISEKLVTFDSDIQVYGYGNQDLPEPEKAEKTIRTITGSGLQSIEFGAQKICILGKSRINEGVTLKGITDGYLEKREGLKLVAGSFDLGLDDDSLNRVVIGKTLATKLRVKPGDVVNFFAINAVDLKSMTALPAVENFFVSGIYQTGMGKYDDAFAYTAISQLQRLYEMDDKINLIEVKLKRGIPADSLKNELQQALGHPFFAVTFVDANRQMFNWIELQRKPIPIVLGLIIVVAAFNIISALLMLVLDKTNTIGTLKAIGASPGFITRIFLVRGLLLGIGGAIAGVIFGYILCYIQMEFGLVQLNPTIYFVDKVPISINGTYFLTVFGVSVGLSILSSLIPAFAASRIDPVKALRFN from the coding sequence TTGAGTGCCTCATTATTTCTGCTTAAAAGGTATCTGAAGCCCGGCAACAAGTCGAAGACCTATACATTTTTCTCGCTGGCTGCACTTGCCGGTATTGCCCTTGGTGTGACAACACTCGTTGTTGCCTTGAGTGTGCTTGAAGGATATGAGAAAGTGATCAGCGAAAAACTTGTTACTTTCGATTCCGACATACAGGTTTACGGATATGGCAATCAGGATTTACCCGAGCCGGAAAAGGCAGAAAAAACAATTAGAACGATAACCGGTTCCGGTCTTCAATCGATAGAATTCGGTGCACAGAAAATATGTATTCTGGGGAAAAGCAGAATAAATGAAGGTGTCACTCTGAAGGGGATAACCGACGGTTACCTCGAGAAGAGAGAAGGATTAAAGCTGGTAGCCGGCAGTTTCGATTTGGGGCTTGATGACGATTCACTGAACCGGGTGGTAATCGGAAAGACTCTCGCGACAAAACTCAGGGTAAAACCGGGTGATGTTGTAAATTTCTTCGCAATCAATGCTGTAGATCTAAAGAGTATGACTGCACTTCCTGCTGTTGAAAATTTCTTTGTTTCGGGAATCTATCAGACCGGAATGGGGAAGTATGACGATGCTTTTGCTTATACAGCCATTTCACAGTTGCAAAGATTGTATGAGATGGACGACAAGATCAATCTGATTGAAGTGAAGTTGAAGCGGGGGATACCTGCAGATTCTTTGAAAAATGAACTGCAACAGGCGCTGGGGCATCCGTTTTTCGCTGTCACTTTTGTTGATGCCAACAGGCAAATGTTCAACTGGATAGAATTGCAGCGGAAACCGATTCCGATTGTGCTGGGTCTGATTATTGTGGTTGCGGCATTTAACATAATCAGTGCACTTTTGATGCTTGTTCTCGACAAGACGAACACCATCGGTACACTGAAAGCAATCGGAGCCTCACCCGGATTTATTACGAGGATATTCCTTGTCAGAGGTCTGCTCCTTGGAATTGGAGGTGCAATAGCCGGCGTAATATTTGGTTACATCCTCTGTTATATTCAGATGGAATTTGGACTTGTGCAACTGAATCCGACGATTTATTTTGTCGATAAAGTACCGATATCGATAAACGGCACATATTTTCTGACCGTCTTTGGAGTTTCGGTTGGGCTAAGCATCCTGTCGTCTCTCATTCCCGCATTTGCTGCATCAAGGATTGATCCTGTGAAAGCTTTGAGGTTCAATTGA
- a CDS encoding DUF2975 domain-containing protein: MKKISISLQAAIIITGLAAFVFMLWEPHLEGRNAHSTLFQIYFNDPFLAFAYLASIPFFTALYQGFKLSRLYGQNIKQSEAVLKSLRVIKICAILTIAFVTIGEVFILSSNSDDPAGGVFIGVIIATGSVLVAVAAMKAEAYVKKSSA, translated from the coding sequence ATGAAAAAAATCTCAATCTCCCTTCAAGCTGCCATCATCATTACCGGGCTCGCCGCTTTTGTTTTTATGCTTTGGGAACCCCACCTCGAGGGGAGAAACGCTCACTCCACCCTCTTCCAAATTTACTTCAACGATCCGTTTCTTGCGTTTGCATATTTGGCTTCAATCCCTTTTTTCACTGCACTTTATCAGGGTTTTAAACTCTCAAGGCTTTACGGACAAAACATAAAACAATCGGAAGCGGTACTAAAATCACTTCGAGTAATAAAAATTTGTGCGATACTAACCATCGCTTTTGTCACTATCGGAGAAGTCTTCATCCTTTCAAGCAACAGCGATGATCCTGCCGGCGGAGTTTTTATCGGTGTCATAATTGCCACAGGATCCGTTTTGGTAGCAGTTGCCGCAATGAAGGCTGAAGCATATGTAAAGAAATCCTCTGCGTAA
- a CDS encoding IS110 family transposase, which yields MYSQTINAKYFCGIDLHKDNMFICLVDIMNKIHVHKRIPATYQDLRQEISPFFPDVAVGVESTFNYYWLQDACENDNIQFCLGHALYMRVGVHKKKDDKLDSYHIAQLMRNGTFPFAYAFPPQLRGLRDLFRERLKAARLRGSLYTRFYIKLLQHFGWSPAIAINPAHNSSLREEYIRSASDPALKLVFQQLHDDILFMESSINKLENTSLEIIRLNMSSQLKLVTSIPGIGFVLGMTILCETGDIKRFKSIQNYSSYCRVVHTQRSSSGKTVDGKNQKSGNTFLKWAYSQGACLAIRHSPQISAYYKKLTKKKGAPVARATLAHKLAVAVFQMLKNKTPFDIISFTRSVRF from the coding sequence ATGTATAGTCAAACAATCAATGCAAAATATTTTTGCGGAATTGACCTTCACAAAGATAATATGTTTATCTGCCTTGTTGATATTATGAATAAAATTCATGTTCACAAAAGAATACCTGCTACTTATCAAGACCTCCGTCAAGAGATCAGCCCCTTCTTCCCTGATGTCGCGGTAGGTGTTGAATCAACCTTTAACTACTACTGGCTTCAAGATGCCTGTGAAAATGATAATATACAATTCTGTCTTGGACATGCACTCTATATGAGAGTCGGTGTTCATAAGAAGAAAGATGACAAGCTCGACTCCTATCACATTGCTCAATTGATGAGAAATGGTACCTTCCCCTTCGCATACGCATTTCCTCCTCAACTCAGGGGACTAAGGGATTTATTTAGAGAAAGACTTAAAGCTGCCAGACTCAGAGGTTCTCTTTACACCAGATTCTACATCAAACTTCTCCAACACTTTGGCTGGTCTCCCGCTATTGCAATCAACCCGGCTCATAATTCATCTCTAAGAGAAGAATATATTCGTTCTGCCTCTGATCCGGCTCTCAAACTCGTCTTTCAGCAATTACACGACGACATACTTTTCATGGAATCATCAATTAATAAACTGGAGAATACTTCTCTCGAAATCATTCGACTGAATATGTCTTCACAGTTAAAATTGGTTACCTCAATTCCCGGAATAGGATTCGTTCTCGGAATGACCATCCTCTGTGAGACCGGGGACATCAAACGATTCAAATCGATACAGAATTACTCCTCCTACTGTAGAGTGGTTCACACTCAAAGAAGTTCCTCTGGTAAAACAGTGGATGGCAAGAATCAGAAGTCAGGTAATACTTTCTTAAAGTGGGCATACTCACAAGGTGCCTGCTTGGCTATTAGACACTCCCCCCAAATCAGTGCCTATTATAAGAAACTTACAAAGAAGAAAGGGGCACCTGTTGCAAGAGCCACTCTCGCACACAAACTTGCAGTTGCTGTCTTTCAAATGCTAAAGAATAAAACACCTTTTGATATTATATCGTTTACGAGATCTGTAAGATTTTAA
- a CDS encoding YebC/PmpR family DNA-binding transcriptional regulator → MGRIFETRKHTMFARYAKMSVAFNRARKEIEIAVKAGGPDPSTNSKLRLAMQNAKSVNMPKDRVEAAIKRASNKDTTGYQEITYEGIGPHGIYVIVACATDNTTRTVANVRHHFKKGNGTLGNSGSVAFNFEHKAFFKLKRASVADVDELELELIDFGLDELDSDDDFVYIYCPYEEFGKMQKALEDKGVEVESAELQYIPNMYKELDEEQRKEMTELIDLLEDDEDVVAVYHNMQT, encoded by the coding sequence ATGGGCAGGATATTTGAGACGCGTAAACATACAATGTTTGCTCGCTATGCCAAAATGTCGGTTGCATTTAATCGTGCAAGAAAAGAAATAGAAATTGCGGTGAAAGCCGGTGGTCCCGATCCTTCCACCAATTCGAAACTCAGACTGGCAATGCAAAACGCCAAAAGCGTCAACATGCCTAAGGACAGAGTTGAAGCTGCCATCAAAAGAGCTTCGAACAAGGACACAACAGGGTATCAGGAAATTACCTACGAGGGAATCGGACCTCACGGTATCTATGTAATTGTTGCATGTGCCACCGACAACACCACCAGAACAGTTGCAAATGTGCGGCACCACTTCAAAAAAGGGAACGGCACTCTTGGAAATTCAGGAAGTGTTGCATTCAATTTTGAGCACAAGGCATTCTTCAAGTTGAAGAGAGCTTCCGTGGCTGATGTCGATGAACTCGAGCTTGAACTTATCGATTTCGGTTTGGATGAACTGGACAGTGACGATGATTTCGTTTACATCTATTGTCCTTATGAGGAATTCGGCAAAATGCAGAAAGCCCTCGAAGACAAGGGTGTTGAAGTGGAGAGCGCCGAGCTTCAGTACATCCCAAACATGTATAAGGAACTCGATGAAGAGCAGAGAAAAGAGATGACCGAACTCATCGATCTCCTCGAAGATGACGAAGATGTGGTGGCTGTTTACCATAACATGCAAACATAA
- a CDS encoding CHAT domain-containing protein encodes MKTTVFLILIAAGIFTRTHGQGLSEDEKVFSAYFANFAGTISTVNSEDGATDSTYLNAVSALKRIIEKDPSRDLLKLIYLNLTFSKGIKPALLEYARTTSPEKGDLVMLALYEYIITEKEFYPEVTALFSKLKGKIPFQISPSYLYFIECWSSLPAKEDDATPKSGDISLLKDRTERNKNIFPDEKEFFRDNYHKGLAWFDTLEIVNDTQFPLSLFMKYEPAIAEELIRLKGEAKWVEPAYASDESELISAYNGYFVPLFAGIFDEEYLLKTASMADDGTEASLPIVETVFCYLAANNCNSPLLKAQNEQLTGSVENIQESTFPWLAAYNLKNNPKKLLSVIEGFQRKNPKSLTALEWKKYFFAEVVPDKIKLSEVEKQIEEITPKDWSYKIAMGRIALMIDSLRFKPAEDYLLMLKSRLENDFLFLSTDYFDLTEMLRDLYIKTGEYSKSLEVQKQKYSLLKQYFMPGNELRMHNENQLAENYRYLGKFIESREILTELLRVIDFLDIKKSNSYTDALLGMAFTMQQAGEIEKCDHFIDSVYNLIISGKVEQEQQKRKLIPQLIDYYNQKGNPEKSEKLLDIFEKPVSGGDSGNRFRVIRMRSELAMILFKKGEKERSGVLLGDLSKSFIELPVASDNDWMKAFGNLAFLHNNMPYNKGHRNFYKFLKKNSELILQVRDPYFVNALTNIVEFYHREGDFNPAQDFLLEVIKKQKQNFSELNPDYLLMTVKLIELMGRRGKGDEFFKLYKELIDVQAKYLRETLPLLTENEREVMMRKFIQINELCMSVSMKYFEFDLAAYGLYYDNLLRIKGLKLAALKNERQRMRKISDPGKIEKIRKLDDLKNLIGKLYNFSKDERAKTGYDLESLETEAKMIQNELNTSTLTGDSLIDLSITWQEIRANLKEGEAAIEVFRFKPYDAAAPDSVHYLYLIVTPQITDHPEIGFQYLGKQLEGEAFRALQDASRTVDTDYFTENEIKTLKTSYNYFWLPIEYHLQGVKKIYFSADGVYHKINPAVLINPATGKYLYEEYEIEYVTSTRVLAGKEKKRGEGKGNWLFGYPDLYNFEFDRTKSVNQESDRSMIPVEAGNDIKRYWLSDIPGTKREVETIDSLIKVRGLESHLFTGADANESKIKQIKLPRVLHIASHGYFIKDEDVADDKVYGFDRGVVAQNPLLRSGLFLAGAGVFLDSDPFQWKSPENGILTAQECLNLDLATTNLVVLSACETGLGTVQNAEGVYGLQRALMVAGAESVIMSLWRVHDTATMEFMVSFYSNWVTTGDKLRAFDMARTEIRNKYKLPYYWGAFVLIQD; translated from the coding sequence ATGAAAACGACCGTTTTTCTGATTTTGATCGCAGCCGGAATTTTCACCCGGACACATGGACAGGGTCTGAGTGAGGATGAAAAAGTGTTCTCTGCATATTTTGCGAACTTTGCAGGAACAATATCCACAGTAAACAGTGAAGATGGTGCAACGGACAGCACTTATTTAAATGCTGTCTCCGCCCTGAAAAGAATAATCGAAAAAGACCCCTCCCGGGACCTCCTCAAATTGATATACCTGAACCTTACATTTAGCAAAGGTATTAAACCCGCACTTCTCGAATATGCAAGGACAACCTCTCCCGAAAAAGGTGATCTTGTGATGCTCGCTCTTTATGAATATATAATAACGGAAAAAGAGTTTTATCCTGAAGTGACAGCACTCTTTTCGAAATTGAAGGGGAAAATTCCTTTTCAGATATCACCTTCATATCTCTATTTTATTGAATGCTGGTCTTCACTCCCTGCAAAAGAGGATGATGCCACGCCAAAATCAGGTGACATTTCACTCCTAAAAGACAGGACAGAGCGGAATAAAAACATATTTCCCGATGAAAAGGAATTTTTCAGGGACAACTACCATAAAGGGCTTGCATGGTTCGACACACTTGAAATCGTAAATGATACTCAATTTCCTTTGAGTCTCTTCATGAAATATGAACCTGCGATTGCTGAAGAACTTATCCGGCTTAAAGGAGAGGCAAAGTGGGTTGAGCCGGCTTATGCAAGTGATGAATCCGAACTGATTTCCGCATACAATGGCTATTTTGTCCCTCTTTTTGCGGGGATATTTGATGAAGAATACCTCCTTAAGACCGCATCGATGGCTGATGATGGAACAGAAGCTTCACTGCCAATTGTCGAGACAGTTTTCTGCTACCTGGCTGCTAACAACTGTAATTCACCACTTCTAAAAGCGCAAAATGAGCAGTTGACCGGCTCTGTCGAAAACATTCAGGAGTCAACTTTTCCATGGCTCGCAGCTTACAATCTGAAGAACAATCCAAAAAAATTGTTGTCTGTCATCGAGGGCTTTCAGCGTAAGAATCCTAAATCGCTTACAGCACTTGAGTGGAAAAAATATTTTTTCGCCGAAGTGGTGCCTGACAAAATCAAACTTTCGGAAGTCGAAAAGCAGATAGAGGAAATTACACCAAAGGATTGGTCTTATAAAATCGCCATGGGACGGATAGCTTTAATGATCGATTCTCTCCGGTTTAAGCCTGCTGAAGACTACCTCCTGATGCTTAAATCGCGGCTTGAAAATGATTTCCTTTTTCTCTCTACCGACTATTTTGACCTCACTGAAATGCTGAGAGACCTCTACATCAAGACAGGGGAGTATTCGAAATCACTTGAGGTGCAAAAGCAAAAATACAGTCTTCTGAAACAGTATTTCATGCCGGGGAATGAACTCCGAATGCACAATGAAAATCAGCTTGCGGAAAACTACCGGTACCTCGGGAAATTTATCGAATCAAGGGAGATTCTGACAGAGTTGCTCCGTGTTATCGATTTTTTGGATATTAAAAAGAGCAACAGTTATACAGATGCTTTGCTTGGGATGGCTTTCACGATGCAGCAGGCGGGTGAGATCGAAAAATGTGATCACTTCATTGACTCGGTTTATAACCTCATCATATCCGGTAAAGTGGAACAGGAACAACAGAAAAGGAAACTGATTCCCCAGTTGATCGATTACTACAACCAAAAAGGGAACCCGGAAAAATCGGAAAAACTTCTTGATATTTTCGAAAAACCGGTTTCAGGCGGGGATTCGGGTAACAGATTCCGGGTCATCAGAATGCGTTCAGAGCTTGCCATGATTTTGTTCAAGAAGGGTGAAAAGGAAAGATCGGGAGTTTTGCTCGGTGATCTTTCGAAATCATTTATCGAACTTCCCGTAGCTTCAGATAACGACTGGATGAAAGCATTCGGGAACCTTGCCTTTTTGCACAACAACATGCCATACAACAAGGGACACCGCAATTTTTATAAATTCCTGAAGAAAAATTCCGAACTTATCCTTCAGGTAAGAGACCCCTATTTTGTGAATGCTCTTACCAACATAGTGGAATTTTATCATCGTGAGGGAGATTTCAATCCCGCTCAGGATTTTCTTCTTGAAGTAATCAAAAAACAAAAACAGAATTTCAGTGAGCTGAATCCCGACTATCTTCTTATGACTGTAAAGCTGATCGAACTCATGGGACGAAGAGGAAAAGGGGATGAGTTCTTCAAACTTTATAAAGAACTGATCGATGTACAGGCAAAATATTTGAGGGAGACACTTCCGCTTCTGACGGAAAACGAACGGGAAGTGATGATGCGAAAATTCATTCAGATTAATGAATTGTGCATGTCAGTTTCAATGAAATATTTTGAATTTGACCTTGCTGCATACGGACTTTATTACGATAACCTGTTACGAATAAAAGGATTAAAGCTTGCTGCCCTGAAGAATGAGCGGCAAAGGATGAGAAAAATAAGCGATCCGGGAAAAATTGAAAAAATCAGAAAGCTCGATGATTTGAAGAATCTGATCGGGAAACTGTATAATTTCTCAAAGGATGAAAGAGCAAAAACAGGCTATGACCTTGAATCACTTGAGACCGAAGCAAAAATGATTCAAAATGAACTGAACACTTCCACTCTGACAGGAGACTCCCTGATCGATCTTTCAATTACATGGCAGGAGATAAGGGCAAACCTGAAGGAAGGGGAAGCCGCGATAGAGGTTTTCAGGTTTAAGCCGTATGATGCGGCTGCTCCCGACTCGGTTCACTATCTTTATTTAATAGTCACACCTCAAATCACCGACCATCCTGAAATCGGCTTTCAGTATCTCGGAAAGCAACTTGAAGGGGAGGCATTCCGGGCTTTGCAGGACGCATCAAGGACGGTAGATACCGATTATTTCACAGAAAACGAGATAAAAACCCTCAAAACTTCCTACAACTATTTTTGGCTCCCGATCGAATACCATCTTCAGGGGGTAAAAAAGATATATTTTTCGGCTGACGGGGTGTACCATAAAATAAATCCGGCTGTTTTAATTAATCCCGCAACGGGCAAATATCTGTATGAAGAATATGAGATAGAATATGTAACGAGCACAAGGGTTTTGGCAGGGAAGGAAAAAAAGCGCGGTGAAGGAAAAGGAAACTGGCTGTTTGGATATCCCGATCTGTACAATTTCGAATTTGATCGGACCAAATCTGTAAACCAGGAAAGCGACCGGAGTATGATACCGGTCGAAGCGGGAAATGACATAAAAAGATACTGGCTTTCTGACATCCCAGGAACAAAAAGGGAAGTGGAGACCATCGATTCATTAATCAAGGTTCGCGGTTTGGAATCTCATCTTTTTACAGGTGCAGATGCAAACGAGTCAAAAATCAAACAAATAAAACTTCCCCGGGTGCTGCACATAGCCTCCCACGGATATTTCATTAAAGACGAGGATGTGGCTGATGACAAAGTCTACGGATTCGACAGGGGAGTAGTTGCCCAAAATCCTCTACTGAGGTCAGGTCTGTTTCTTGCCGGTGCTGGAGTGTTTTTAGACAGCGATCCGTTTCAGTGGAAAAGCCCTGAAAACGGTATCCTTACCGCACAGGAATGTCTGAATCTGGATCTCGCCACAACTAATCTTGTGGTACTCTCGGCGTGCGAGACAGGTCTGGGAACCGTTCAAAACGCGGAGGGGGTTTACGGTCTTCAAAGAGCTCTTATGGTCGCGGGTGCTGAAAGTGTCATTATGAGTCTCTGGAGGGTGCACGATACCGCAACTATGGAGTTTATGGTGAGCTTTTATTCAAACTGGGTGACGACAGGTGACAAGTTGCGTGCATTCGACATGGCAAGAACTGAAATCAGAAACAAATACAAACTCCCGTATTATTGGGGTGCATTTGTCTTAATTCAGGATTAA
- a CDS encoding carbonic anhydrase: protein MAKCRIHLIFSLIIFGSISLFAQVPADQAINLLVAGNNRFVTGELMQKDYATEVQKLKDGQKPYAVILSCSDSRVAPEIVFDESLGKLFIVRLAGNVATPEAIGSIEYAVEHLGANLILVLGHAKCGAVSATVSGGEATPNIEKLISYIEPAVASARNEDGEADLLSRAIHFNVDLQVKNLTKNSQTLEHKHHSGSLQIIGAYYDLATGQVIMH from the coding sequence ATGGCTAAGTGCCGTATACATTTAATCTTTTCTTTAATCATCTTTGGCAGTATTTCACTTTTCGCACAAGTCCCGGCTGATCAGGCAATAAATTTACTTGTTGCCGGAAACAATCGCTTTGTCACGGGCGAATTAATGCAAAAAGATTATGCAACTGAAGTCCAAAAATTGAAAGACGGGCAAAAACCCTATGCGGTAATTCTCTCCTGTTCTGATTCTAGAGTCGCCCCTGAAATAGTTTTTGACGAATCTCTGGGAAAATTGTTTATAGTCAGGCTGGCAGGAAATGTTGCCACCCCGGAAGCGATCGGGAGTATTGAATATGCCGTGGAGCATCTCGGCGCAAATCTTATTCTTGTCCTGGGTCATGCCAAATGCGGAGCTGTGTCGGCTACTGTCAGCGGTGGGGAAGCAACTCCAAACATTGAAAAACTGATCAGCTATATCGAACCCGCAGTTGCGAGTGCGAGAAATGAAGATGGTGAGGCTGATCTTTTAAGCAGAGCAATTCACTTCAATGTTGATCTGCAGGTTAAAAATCTGACCAAGAACAGCCAGACACTTGAACATAAACATCACTCCGGCTCTCTGCAAATAATCGGAGCATATTATGATCTGGCAACCGGTCAGGTTATAATGCATTAA